One region of Lysobacterales bacterium genomic DNA includes:
- a CDS encoding saccharopine dehydrogenase: MGFRILVLGGYGNFGARISRRIAAWADVELLVAGRDGTRAASFAAALPGPARCRGIALDLDAADIADALASHAPDLVIHT, from the coding sequence ATGGGTTTTCGCATCCTCGTCCTCGGCGGCTACGGCAATTTCGGTGCGCGCATCAGTCGTCGCATCGCGGCTTGGGCCGATGTCGAACTGCTCGTGGCCGGTCGCGATGGCACGCGCGCAGCCAGCTTCGCCGCAGCACTGCCGGGCCCGGCCCGATGCCGCGGGATCGCGCTCGACCTTGACGCCGCAGACATCGCCGACGCGCTGGCCTCGCATGCACCCGACCTCGTCATCCATAC
- a CDS encoding FG-GAP repeat protein, translated as MLPNCRHRIAALGMTLLCVGPIDDAIAVGLAVERDQLILMGSAALPAPTGPTNADALAVGDFNCDGESDLAVGSPFSAVNGFDDAGSVSMLYGEITTGVAATGKLLHQDLGTVDGAAEASDRFGSSLASADFNGDNCSDLAIGVPSEDVGATAGTGLVALLFGEAGGIATSNIDLTLPGGGAAPNGDGENHVKGVALAAVPRMTTASTLPFLAISATGHDHDALATNSGGVSVRRNASAVLDGVATFFERSDFPGESDRFAGAFGEALAAGDFDGDGFGDLVAYTQALDGCFFSGSNCVRNEGVLFVNYGAASAANFRYEVLHQNVAGIGGAVELNDKFGEQMAVGDFNNDGLDDLALGAISEDVGTLFNAGTVTVLYGHPGGLAANTASSDTFDENDFNGLLQEESDEFGGGLAAGDFNRDGFDDLAIGVAGEDLVNGGVNVGSVIVANGSAAGIVLGTRTVINLDSSGRSRSGDRYGATLASGDFNNDNVDDLAVGIPNRKDGSSTIKGAVHLVFSTADTSTSIQSISPPQVMPGQTYTVTVRSRRIGVATAPLGRGSVTVQEVGGGSCVATLNSVGDGSCTITAGTLGTRTVNASYPGVAGFRASNASSATVSVVGTGIFQNSFE; from the coding sequence ATGCTGCCGAACTGCCGCCACCGAATTGCCGCCCTGGGCATGACCCTGCTCTGCGTCGGACCGATCGACGACGCCATCGCCGTCGGCCTGGCCGTCGAACGCGACCAGCTCATCCTGATGGGCTCGGCCGCATTGCCCGCCCCGACCGGCCCCACCAACGCCGATGCACTCGCCGTCGGCGACTTCAACTGCGACGGTGAATCCGACCTCGCCGTCGGATCACCTTTCTCCGCCGTCAACGGCTTCGATGACGCAGGATCGGTGTCCATGCTGTACGGCGAGATCACGACCGGCGTGGCCGCGACCGGGAAATTGCTGCATCAGGACCTGGGCACCGTGGACGGCGCCGCCGAGGCGAGTGATCGCTTTGGCAGCAGCCTGGCGAGCGCCGACTTCAACGGCGACAACTGCAGCGACCTCGCCATCGGCGTCCCCTCCGAGGATGTCGGCGCGACCGCCGGGACGGGACTGGTCGCCTTGCTGTTCGGGGAAGCCGGCGGCATCGCGACGAGCAATATCGATCTGACACTGCCGGGCGGCGGGGCTGCCCCGAATGGCGACGGCGAGAACCACGTCAAGGGCGTGGCCCTGGCTGCAGTGCCGCGCATGACCACCGCGAGCACCCTGCCTTTCCTGGCCATTTCCGCGACCGGGCACGATCACGATGCGCTCGCGACCAACTCCGGCGGCGTGAGCGTGCGCCGCAATGCCAGCGCCGTGCTCGACGGCGTCGCGACGTTCTTCGAGCGCAGCGATTTTCCGGGCGAGTCGGATCGCTTCGCAGGCGCGTTCGGCGAGGCACTGGCTGCCGGCGACTTCGATGGCGACGGCTTCGGCGACCTGGTCGCCTACACCCAGGCCCTCGACGGTTGCTTCTTCAGCGGCAGCAACTGCGTCCGCAACGAGGGCGTATTGTTCGTGAACTATGGGGCGGCGTCGGCCGCGAACTTCCGCTACGAGGTGCTGCACCAGAATGTCGCCGGCATTGGCGGTGCCGTCGAACTCAACGACAAGTTCGGGGAACAGATGGCCGTCGGCGACTTCAACAACGACGGACTCGACGACCTCGCGCTCGGCGCGATCTCGGAAGACGTCGGCACCTTGTTCAACGCCGGCACGGTGACCGTGCTCTACGGCCATCCGGGCGGCCTGGCCGCGAACACCGCCAGCAGCGACACCTTCGACGAAAACGATTTCAACGGCCTGCTGCAGGAAGAGAGTGACGAATTCGGTGGCGGACTGGCCGCAGGCGATTTCAACCGCGACGGCTTCGACGACCTCGCCATCGGCGTAGCCGGCGAAGATCTGGTGAATGGTGGCGTCAACGTCGGCAGCGTGATCGTCGCCAATGGATCGGCCGCCGGCATCGTGCTCGGCACACGCACGGTGATCAATCTCGATTCATCCGGTCGTAGCCGCAGCGGAGATCGCTATGGTGCGACGCTCGCCAGTGGCGACTTCAACAACGACAACGTCGATGACCTAGCGGTCGGCATTCCGAACCGCAAGGACGGCAGCAGCACGATCAAGGGTGCGGTGCACCTCGTGTTCAGCACCGCTGACACCAGCACCTCGATCCAGTCGATCTCGCCGCCGCAGGTGATGCCCGGCCAGACCTACACCGTGACCGTGCGCAGCCGCCGTATCGGCGTGGCGACCGCACCTCTGGGCCGTGGCAGCGTCACCGTGCAGGAAGTCGGCGGCGGCAGCTGCGTGGCCACGCTGAATTCGGTCGGCGATGGCAGTTGCACGATCACCGCCGGCACGTTGGGCACCCGCACGGTCAACGCCAGTTATCCCGGCGTCGCCGGATTCCGCGCCAGCAACGCATCGTCGGCGACCGTGAGCGTGGTCGGCACGGGCATCTTCCAGAACAGCTTCGAGTAA